From Quercus robur chromosome 8, dhQueRobu3.1, whole genome shotgun sequence:
CCAAGATGGGGGCTAAGTGCTAGATACGGTGTAAGAAGtagctatccgaggacatgtcaccttcCCAATGAGTagtttccttaggctaacgatcatcagGCCGTTTCGTCATCTCCTGAGCATACTGACCTTAACCTTTTctagtatttgagccgagaaacttctccatccgagcagttgatttcccaaaaagcttgagtccgaggacttcatAGCGCCTAGGTTCTGTcttaaacttagattttttcagcatttggtttccccataggcttgggtccgaggaccacacaaggcctaggttctgtccaagattcTTTAAGTTCAGTTTCTCCTTTTtctcaggtatttcacgaggtgccgagcagcaagttgtcctcggcaacaatTATTCCTCGGTGTGGGCCATGgcccctgggcccccatgcagaatAGGCCTAGACCGCGAATTTACCTGGCCCATAATCTTAAGGGTATTTACGTAGTTTATGGTTACGTGGTGCTTTCTGGCGTCCCAATGCTCGAGGTGCACCTTCtagagactcctttaatcccatGGTTACAGGTGGCATTGGATATTGAGCCTAAGCCATCTTGTCCGTAGCGTTCCTTGGGGCGCTGCGCGCATTAAATGCCACTACCTTATTTCTCtagataaataaataggagaaaaaGTTACTTCACCCTCGCACCAACTCTTTAAttttctcccaaatcacagctcctatactcagtgctgtcctcccttagcataacatgtttgaggcgagagttgggaagaaagaaTTCCCTCCGCCACAGGAGCGTCGTGCCCTTATGAGACTAAAAAtggtgaggtatgggcacaggaagcataagtttaAGAGAGTGCTCCATTTCAATCGAGGGGAAaggatgtctctccctcttttagtcaaaatccgaagcaggttctgttcatgccagaactttggtgtgtcagaagaaagattctccgccatcaccgtctctgccttgtggcgggcgaatatttagagaaagcccctcagcttccaactccctgcacctttccttcaacggtgtcaggctcCAGTTgagtctcttttgctgtttgagttgtgggcaagtgaaagcattgaggaagagcaaggtcttggagctgtagccaacctctcctctgatctacttcctcggcttttatttattctcttgtatcttcctttcttttggtcGTGTAGTGAGTTTTGACATAAACTGAttctagcttttcattgtacactgtactatctctttgctttagtaaaaaatggcgatttctttacttgttttgaatgttgTTCCTTTGATAAAACCATTTGGTGAGttggtgtgctccatgtgtgtgtttctcctcggcagtatttaaagcaagaacttTTGAAACAcgatccaactaattctaatctatCGACACTATCAGgcagaataataataattcatagcaagttaaacttaggaaactaaccgagatgacGGTTGAACGTTCCATAGTAAGCACGAGAATATTGTATGAGgacgacaaattctaaataactCATCCGAGGGAGTGACCGAGCATTGCATGACTTCAGTTATGCTTTCGGAAATACATTACTCCATTCCATACCGGTCCTTTtagtgttgaggatccgagggcaaactagagaatccatgtaacacagtttttccttttaagtagttggtttccccagaggcttgggtccgaggaccatacaaggccttggttctgtccaaaacttgtattgtctttttaagtagttggtttccacagaggcttgggtccgaggaccatacaaggccttggttctgtccaaaacttgtattgtctttttaagtagttggtttccccagaggcttggatccgaggaccatacaaggccttggttctgtccaaaacttgtattctctttttaagtagttggtttctccagaggcttgggtccgaggaccatacaagaccttggttctgtccaaaacttgtattgtctttttaagtagttggtttccccagaggcttgggtccgaggaccatacaaggccttagttctgtccaaaacttgtattgtctttttaagtagttggtttccccagaggcttggatccgaggaccatacaaggccttggttctgtccaaaacttgtattctctttttaagtagttggtttccccagaggcttgggtccgaggaccatacaaggccttggttctgtccaaaacttgtattgtctttttaagtagttggtttccccagaggcttgggtccgaggaccatacaaggccttggttctgtccaaaacttgtattgtctttttaagtagttggtttccccagaggcttgggtccgaggaccatacaaggccttggttctgtccaaaacttgtattctctttttaagtagttggtttccccagaggcttgggtccgaggaccatacaaggccttggttctgtccaaaacttgtattgtctttttaagtagttggtttccccagaggcttgggtccgaggaccatacaaggccttggttctgtccaaaacttgtattctctttttaagtagttggtttccccagaggcttgggtccgaggaccatacaaggccttggttctgtccaaaacttgtattctctttttttgcTTATCTTCCGAAGGCTTAGCTTCTCGAATAAGGTGGGGGAAGCtggcctgatgtttgaagcccctaggcttgccCATGTCGTTGACACTGTGGAACGCAGCCCCTAGTGGGAGcttatgttggaatagcaacGATGTGTCGCCGGTGATACAGGCACTCTCGTAGTCCCTTGTTCGACGGAAGCTCAACttcgccaccgctcgagctaacacgcaagccttcccacagacggcgccaattgtagggacacgtttcgcgttaaaccgcagttgagttgggtttgcacgtaaatgggcccatacaatatcatttgtagagagtgggatcgaaaggctaagccgtgtttacccggctgtggttttgttaaggaGCTCATATATGGTTCCGGTGTATCTACCTCTGGAATGCCTCCTTTTTTGTTCCGTGGGACTGGAGCCCCcttctttaggttacatatttttcttttatactagcatgcgttcaatttccttcgtccacgtgtagggtcgacctttccaagactgatacttgtcccatcagtcccagacctaagtcgttgagAGTTATTGATAAAGTTACTGGATAAGgttctgttaggcgcagagatatgcatggagaaggtggcaaaggaagcctttcttagatattttagagtTCCCTTCAAGCACGTCcttttacctttctgcccttattcttgggtcagccgaggactgcactgtcctcggctgcttctccgggccaattgggccatactattcttgaactctggccatgacctttttcggcttaggcctttggacccttcatcagcaaacgGGCCTGGCCCGTCAATTATTGGATCCCACACTaacaaaatggtaaaaaaaaaaaatttgcattatTGGTGATCAAATTCAATTtcaggttaaaaaaaaaaaaaaaagataatccCGAGGATGCATTCATAGGTGTAGAGTAGAGTAATGTAGCCGTTCAGCTTGCATTTTGTGGAACTTTCACTTGGTGGGAAACTTGTAAAAGTTGTCGTATCATATCATAACTCATACATAGTGTCATTTATGGAGGAGCTCTGGTTGGTCGAAAAGTTTGGTGGGTTATTAACTGCATTATTATATGGCCTCTGCCAAACAAACCCATCGCCCATCACATTATGTCCCAATCTATCTCTAGCACTTTCATAAATACTCGCTTTTGATTACACCATGAAATATTGCCACTATATTGTCTAGTTTTTCCCGCAAGTCCTAAAGCTGCCTTTTGTCtacttcaaataaaatttttaatataaaaaattagaaaaattattaataaaaaaactaaaaatatagtttttgtataaactcctctctcttttatatatctatatatacacactattagaaataatatgattttttgacaaaatttttttttttcattttgaaaatatgaaggtaacataaaaaatttgaacttccattttaacttgacaacaataaaaacattaataaaaaattataacaatagGTATCATAAATCCCCCAATCCACAATTGTTTTTAATGGGAAAAATAAAGTATTTGTACAATTGACTAACCATATGtgcatataaaattataaactgATATTTTGAGATAATATTCATCTAAATCAACTAGtcaatatgaaaaattttaagacCATATAAAATGACACAATTTGTGTTACAACTGTTCACGTAATAAATAGTGGAGAAAAAATGATGAGTCCAtataaaagtgacaaacagtCAGTTACACTTttaatggacaaagtttagctacaaaattggttgtagcttaaggctacaaactcactcaataaaataaatactacaacatattttgaaaatctaaccgttgaattgcatgttctttacgcccttaatacacatgttaaattttgtgtcaatcggatatcatttactatatgatctataagcttatattttgtgcataattttaaattacaaaaacttgcaatttaaaaaatttattgatgacatagctattgatctttaattttcttgaaattttgcaagcatggaggatataagaagaagatgtaatccaatggtgaatttgttaaaattcacatccaataaaaagatattaagtaagtttgtagcctaaagctacaactaattttgtagataaactttgtcctaattaaaattttcatttcaatgaTATGTACTTGTTTATATTTACAATAATAGATACATATTTATACATTGCTAATTACAACTTATCATATCAGCAAAGTTGTGAAGTTTTGATATCTCTAACTCTAAGGAATAATAAAACTATTTCCCCCTTTATTTTcacttatttatttggtttattcTCTCTCGTAAATTTTGAAGCAATAGGTGTTGGGTTGGCCAGTTGTCTTTAAAAGACAGCGAGTACTTCTGTTTCTACATACGCGAGAAAGTACCACAAACACTTTTTCTCACACAAAATCCAgataaaacacaaaacaaatacaaaaaagtacGCTTCATGTGATCACTTTTCATTATCCTCCGAGAGAAAGGGAACACAGTTTAGCAAACAAAGGTGGCCGTGACGTGAGTTTCTTTCggttcagagagagagagagttttggaaATTTAGAGAGACATGGTGGGACCAACTAGGCCTCAGTTCGTTCTCTTTGGATCCTCCATTGTCCAACTTAGCTTCAGCCATGGCGGTTGGGGTGCCATTCTTTCTGACATTTATGCTCGCAaggtattctctctctctctctctctctctctctctctctctgatttttGATTCAGTGTTGGTTTTTTTAAGATATGTGAATAATATGTTGAGTTTTGTGAATATGGTTGATCAACCATTTTGATTGTGAAATACAAacatctttttgtattttaaaaaggAACCCATTTTGGTGGGAGCTGGTTATGACTCTTATGAgtatatttgttttgtgtttgttaaGAATTTGGGCTTGATGGgtgttttatatatttgtatattatgCTTCTATGAACTTTTGAGGAAAAGGGGTTCATGTAATTGTAATCCCACTCCATGAATTTGGATGAGGCTCAGTGGAGTCCAATTTGAGGTGATGCAGAATTTGCATTTCACTAATCACTTATATTGTGCCTCTTATTTCTCtgtcataccaaaaaaaaaaaaaaaataacaaacaattTGTAGTTGATTGTGGATCCTAACAAATTAATCAGGGTCGGCCATGTGTATTCTATATCTATTTCTCTGTCATACATATGCCTGAAATGTTCATAATTGTAAATTGTACTAATGCCTAATATTTCGTTAATTTGATAAGGTTTAGTCAAGTCAAATTTGAAGTGATATCATTCTTCACTAGAATCACTACAGAATTCATTATTTGCATTTCACATATTTTGTTGATATTATTTCTGTCATACATATGCCTGAAATTTCTTAATTGTAAATTGTACTTGAATGCCTAACATTTCGTGGATATTGGATTTGTTGCTTAccgcatgggagattctggtcatattttaataatcaaGATCATCTTCAGAGGCCACTGTAAGGAGGAGTCGTTTGCATAATTCTGTTAACATATCACCTCCTTTTGTAGATTTCATTGGCTATATTTGTTCATAATTCTTGGGAGGACTCCCTTGTATACTTCCTGTATAGTTTGGTTGCTCGTCTTACTAGTAATTAGTTTGAACATAGTTGAAGCCACTGGTATAGAGGATTGTCCCTGTAAGAAATTGAAGAGTGTCTGAGATCCTGTTGaactatattttaaatttagcttACCTGTTTAGCTCAAGATTTCAGATGCTGACTAGTCTGAAAGTCACATCTCTAAAATTTCACAAACTATTGTCTACTATATATGTAAAACAGTCTTGAAGTattctaaataatttaaatgttCATCCAAGTTTAACTTTCTGAGCATTGGGGTATACATGGACTTTTTTGTGTGGGTTTAAACCAGTTGGTAAGTAAAATTAaatcaaaggaagaagaaaatactATGCTAGTATCAAAAAGTTCACATAAATAATCCCTTTACTTTCTCACTCGAACACCTTGTCGGTCTTATATTTGTTTCTGTTACGGAGTTTCTATTAGGAATAGCCTGTTTTATGcatatcataatttttatattagaaTCTTATGTTCTTCATGATAAATTGTAGGCAGACATATTGTTGCGAGGCTACTTTGGGTGGAACTCACGACGTGCTCTCCAGGTCCTCAATCAAGTTTTTCCAAAGGTATCATACTTCTAGTGGAAAATACCTTTTGCCTTAAACTTCAGATGTACTTGGTGGTGTCAACTATGGAAGGTTTTTGGGGAACATGTTTGACATCAATAATGCTCAAGATGGTATAAGCTAGTGAATGTTTTCTTGTGAAAATTGGTTTCTTTGCAAGGTCAACCAAAGGATAGACCTTAAAAGATGAAATGTCTCCATAATTTTGTATACCCGTGGGTCTCTCTTGACTTTTCAAGTTCTTGTGTGATTACCAATTGGAATTTGGATGGACATGCACTTATACATTAGTATAATTTTGGACAGTAATGTCCATATCTAAGTAGATGTTAGTAATCTTGGTGTTCTTGTTATTTATCAAGGCTGAATTACTTTCTTCTGTTAGCCTTCCATAAGAACTTAATGACTGTAGACAGTGAAAAATGGGTTCTAGTTTGTATCAATCTTGATAGCTCTctgatatttataaaaaaacaacTATGATTTGACTCCAAACACTACATTTCTTGGTTCTAGGATGCTGCCATACAGCCCTCTTTGGTGATAGCTTATTTTGGTGGTAATGATTCAATGGGGCCTCACCCCTCTGGCCTAGGCCCTCATGTACCACTTCCTGAATATATTGAGAGCATGAGAAAGATTGTGATTCATCTCCAGGTACTTTTTATCACACAGTAATTGATATAATACTACAGTGTTTCATGTTTGAGGTAAATGTATGTGTAGTAGACTTCAGACCATGGGGGGACTAGATACTGACCAAAAAGTTTGACAAACAACACTTTCAGTTAATTGAATTCTTGGATTTTCTATGACTTGAACCCTGTATCATGACTAACCCTGGGAACCATTGAAGATAATGTATCTACTCCTTGGACCTGCTTAGGGAAGAAGTGATTTATTTTAAGTTCCTGAAAATGGCACAAGCCCCTCTTGTAAAACTGTGCCTCAAATCACTTACCAGAttgatatttatgaaaaaaattagatcatCTTGACCTCTCTTGCTCTAAGtatataaaatcataaaatgtcTATTTTAATGTCAAGAAAGTAAATTCATGTTAATGTGCTTTCATAGTGTTGGGTATATGTTGTTAGACAGCTTCACATTTCCTATATCTGATGCATATATATTCTAACACAAATCTTAATATCAGAGCCTTTCAGAGGAAACTCGCATCATTTTATTAAGTTGTCCTCCAGTCAATGAGGAAAAGATTCGTGGAAACATAAGGTGCTCTAAGCCACATCTTGAGTGTGTTGTTTTCCTAGTTTTCTAATAATGTGAATTCTAACACaagttttctttcttaaaccAGTCAGTTTTTGAGTGAGCTAGTTAGAACGAATGAGTTATGCCAAAGATACTCAGATGCCTGTGTAAAGCTTGGCCAAGAAATGGGTGTGAAGGTTGTTGATCTTTTTACTGCACTTCAGAAAAGAGATGATTGGATGGATGCTTGCTTCACGTAAGTTTTAGTGCTGCAACGGAACTTcttataaacataaataaataatctggTTTATAGCCAACGTCCTTTGGGTCAGATGGCACTTCCACCCCTCATAAGTATAGGATTGTGGTTTAGGTCTTGGGTCCAAGTCCTgggtgcgtgtgtgtgtgtgcacgcaCTTTACCCATGGTTTCTTTTGTAGTTATGTTTGTGACAGTTTGTCATATCATGTTTTTGGCACTCATGTTATCAAGTGATAGATTTGTAGTTTGAGTTTTTGAGAGGAGTCATTTTGATATTGAATTTAAACCAATTGCATTCACATTCTTCTCTAGATACGCACCATGTTAGTTAACTTGTCTTCAGTCATGACTTTCGCCAATAAAGCGTGATGTAACAGAGTAATCATTCTGTTTGTTGGCTGTGTTTTGATTGTAATTTAAGTGATAAaaggtataaattttttttttttcagagatGGGATTCATTTATCAGCTGAAGGGAGCAAGATAGTTGTTGAAGAGATACTAAAGGTGATCAAGGAAGCTGACTGGGAGCCATGTCTACACTGGAAGTCCATGCCAACTGAATTCGCAGAGGATTCACTATATGATCTTGTTGCCGCTGATGGAAAGACAACATTAAATCCCTCAGAATGGACTTTCTACAGGGAGCATCACTGGGACTAAGACATGTCATTTGCCTTCATCCCCATGAAGAAGCTGCGTACTTGAATTTGAGGAATGAAGATCTTGAATAAGATACTTAGAAAAACAAGTAGCAAGAGAGAAAGAAGGGGGAGGGGCTATCATTGTTGCAATTATTTCAtgttcaatttaatttttaaagtgtAAAGCACACTTTAAACTGGATTATTTCAtgttcaatttaatttttaaaggtcACATTTTAAATTAGCACATTGGCAATgttatttggaaaattttttttcccaagtccACTCTACCCCTTTATGGTATTCTAGAAATATTGATGCCAAAATCATAGAGTGGATGGATAGGCCCAGTTCTTGCAACTGATTTTTGCAAAGTGGTGCACACTGTACCTCTCCATTAGTTTGGTAAGGTGAGTGCAAGCgcattaatatattaatacGTGTGGGTGGCATGATAAGTGTTCTTGGTGTAGATTTTTAGGATCACATTAAGGTTGGTGACAGCAAACTGCATTTTTCAATTAATGTCAAGTTGTGTTGCACTGTTGCTGTTTTACTTCACCTTATTTTGTCTAGGGTAATTGACAAGCATTTGTCTAGGTCACCTTTGTTCAATAGGTTGATTGTTTTGAGTATAAATGCAGGTTCCTAGCAAGTTTGTTGTTGCCGCTGCCACTGTTGCAGCAGCTGCTTTTGGTGGTGCCCCTGCTGCTGCTGTGaaggaggaagagaagaaggaagagccTGCTGAAGAGTCTGATGATGACATgggttttagtttatttgacTAAACCTTgggttattggtttttattttttgatagtttactttagaaatgttttgttttttggagaatttttaagtttaattttacaaaatatatcctCTAGTTGAGAGAATTATTAATTTGGATGTCATTCTACAGTTTGTTTTTCCGTGGATTTGTTGAGTTGGTTTTACTTTTGAGTGTTTCTCGAGTTTGTAGGGATTATTGACTTATTTCCCATCCATGCCACCTTGGTGAACCTAGAATTTTCCACAAATGTTTATTTCCCAATAGGATTGGTAAACAACGCAAAATGGCTTTTTAAGTACTATCTCAAATGGAAGAAGCCCCTCTAAAATAGGAGTGTAGTGTTTATTACTCACACATTATTTTACACACCCCAACAActaaaatagaataatattatattcatGCCTTGTAgtaatactaaaaaataataacaaaaagtagTCTAATCCAGGACTGGATTCACAATTCTTAGTGTCCTTTAGCAAATGTTCGCCACTCAATTTATCAAGAATTTCGGATGCATGTCATATCTTAAtaaccaatcaaataaaagCATCATAGTTGATATTCCCAATACAAAAAGGTTTTTTGTAATAGGATTGATTttcaatacaaaacaaaatacatacaCACTATACTAGAACCTGTAGTAGAAGTGTTCAATATGCCTGTACTGTCAAAAAGTGGCGATATGCATACACAAGTAGGATTGCCATAtcccaaagaagaaaatataaggaAATCATTTCTTAAACATTTCGATAAAGGAGATTGAACTAGCACACCTATATATGCTCAAATGGAACATGAAAGAAGTTTTAGACTTTCAGTGACCTCTTCAAATAATTTCTTGCTCTGCAATCCAAATACAAAGTTAGTTATGCTCGTTATTTCTCGGACTATAAGAAAAAACCATGAAAGTAGAAACAAGAACAACTATTGCATTTTCTTGagaccatttaaaaaaaaaaaatagaatatgaaAGAACCTTTCCTAAGGTTTTGGATCAAAGAGTGTGAAAAAATTTAGTCTAAAATTTGATTGTTGAtgagaattgaaaaatattactgtggggggtaaaatccgtcagctgatgttgggc
This genomic window contains:
- the LOC126697725 gene encoding GDSL esterase/lipase CPRD49-like isoform X2, whose amino-acid sequence is MRLSGVQFEADILLRGYFGWNSRRALQVLNQVFPKDAAIQPSLVIAYFGGNDSMGPHPSGLGPHVPLPEYIESMRKIVIHLQSLSEETRIILLSCPPVNEEKIRGNISQFLSELVRTNELCQRYSDACVKLGQEMGVKVVDLFTALQKRDDWMDACFTDGIHLSAEGSKIVVEEILKVIKEADWEPCLHWKSMPTEFAEDSLYDLVAADGKTTLNPSEWTFYREHHWD
- the LOC126697725 gene encoding GDSL esterase/lipase CPRD49-like isoform X1, producing MVGPTRPQFVLFGSSIVQLSFSHGGWGAILSDIYARKADILLRGYFGWNSRRALQVLNQVFPKDAAIQPSLVIAYFGGNDSMGPHPSGLGPHVPLPEYIESMRKIVIHLQSLSEETRIILLSCPPVNEEKIRGNISQFLSELVRTNELCQRYSDACVKLGQEMGVKVVDLFTALQKRDDWMDACFTDGIHLSAEGSKIVVEEILKVIKEADWEPCLHWKSMPTEFAEDSLYDLVAADGKTTLNPSEWTFYREHHWD